The following proteins are co-located in the Lagenorhynchus albirostris chromosome 2, mLagAlb1.1, whole genome shotgun sequence genome:
- the CNN3 gene encoding calponin-3, translating into MTHFNKGPSYGLSAEVKNKIASKYDHQAEEDLRNWIEEVTGMSIGTNFQLGLKDGIILCELINKLQPGSVKKVNESSLNWPQLENIGNFIKAIQAYGMKPHDIFEANDLFENGNMTQVQTTLVALAGLAKTKGFHTTIDIGVKYAEKQTRRFDEGKLKAGQSVIGLQMGTNKCASQAGMTAYGTRRHLYDPKMQTDKPFDQTTISLQMGTNKGASQAGMLAPGTRRDIYDQKLTLQPVDNSTISLQMGTNKVASQKGMSVYGLGRQVYDPKYCAAPTEPVIHNGSQGTGTNGSEISDSDYQAEYPDEYHGEYQDDYPRDYQYGDQGIDY; encoded by the exons ATTGCTTCCAAGTATGATCATCAGGCAGAAGAAGATCTTCGCAATTGGATAGAAGAGGTGACCGGCATGAGCATTGGCACCAACTTTCAGCTGGGCCTAAAAGATGGCATAATCCTCTGCGA ACTCATAAACAAGCTACAGCCAGGCTCAGTGAAGAAGGTCAACGAGTCCTCATTAAACTGGCCTCAG ttggAGAATATTGGCAACTTTATCAAAGCTATTCAGGCTTATGGTATGAAGCCACATGACATATTTGAAGCAAATGATCTTTTTGAGAATGGAAACATGACCCAGGTTCAGACTACGCTGGTGGCCCTAGCAGGTCTG GCTAAAACAAAAGGATTCCATACAACCATTGACATTGGAGTTAAGtatgcagaaaaacaaacaagacgTTTTgatgaaggaaaattaaaagctggCCAAAGTGTAATTGGTTTGCAG atgGGAACCAACAAATGCGCCAGCCAAGCAGGTATGACAGCCTATGGGACTAGGAGGCATCTTTATGATCCCAAAATGCAAACTGACAAACCTTTTGATCAGACCACGATTAGTCTGCAGATGGGCACCAACAAAGGAGCCAGCCAG GCGGGGATGTTAGCACCGGGTACCCGAAGAGACATCTACGATCAGAAGCTAACATTACAACCCGTGGACAACTCGACAATTTCTCTACAGATGGGTACCAACAAAGTCGCTTCCCAGAAAGGAATGAGTGTGTATGGGCTTGGGCGGCAAGTGTATGATCCCAAATACTGTGCTGCTCCCACAGAACCTGTCATTCACAATGGAAGCCAAGGAACCGGAACAAATGGGTCGGAAATCAGTGATAGTGATTATCAGGCAGAATACCCAGATGAATATCATGGCGAGTACCAAGATGACTACCCCAGAGATTACCAATATGGAGACCAAGGCATTGATTATTAG